TCCGGTAAGTTTCAAGAAAGATGTCGCCTTTAGGCCGCAATTTTTTCTGTATTAGAGGTTCTTTTTTTATTCAGTGTGACTTCAGAAGGTGCAGACCATTTCCTGATCTGACCTGACCACCGTTCCGGGTTTTTCATTTTTGCTCTTTGATAAACAACTCGTCGTCTGGCCAGGATTTCTTTGTCCCTGCCTGTGTGCCGATCATTGGGGGTTACATACGCCAGGCTGCTGTGACGATGCTCATGATTATACCACTGTACAAAACCCTCGACCCAGGTTCTGGCATCACTTAAGCTTTTAAAAGGCTTTTGAGGATACCAGGGGCGATATTTCAGAGTCTTGTATAAGGCTTCTGAATGGGCATTGTCATTGCTTACGCCAGGCCTTGAGAAGGACGGCATTACACCCAGCTGCTGCAAAGTGGCCAGCATGGTTGCTCCCTTCATGGGAGCACCGTTGTCAGAGTGTAGGACCAGTTGGTCTCTGGTTATGTTTTCCAGATAGCATCCTTCGCTGATCAAGCCTCCGGCCAGAGTGGATCCTTCACGGGTGTGTATCTGCCAGGTGATGATCTTTCTGCTGTAGAGATCAATGATCATGTACAGATAAAAGAACACTCCTCTAACCGGGCCCGGCAGATATGTAATGTCCCAGGTCCAGACCTGATTGGGCTCAGCAGCTGTCAGTTCTTCAGGCCTGTTGTGTCTCTTAGGCTTTGAAGGCTGCCTGTGGGTGTTTTGACCTTCTTCCCGAAGGATGCGGTACATGGTTGCCTCGGACGCCAGGTATGTTTCCTGATCAGCCAGATCCGCAACTATTTGATGCGGACTCAGGTTCCTGTATGCAGGACTGTTGATGGTCTTCAGAATCTTCTGTCGTTCCATTTCACTCAGTTTGTTGGCTGGTGTTTGGCTTGACTCTTTACGTCTGTCTTCAAGTTTCTCAGGACTTCTCCACCTTTGGATGGTCCTGGGACTTAAGCCGGTAATGGCACAAGCTTTTTTCAGCCTGGCTCCTGAACTGCAGGCTTCGTCTATAAGTGTCAGGATGCGCTTTTTCTTCTGGGTCGGGATCAGTCGTCCCTGTTGCCCCCCCAGAGGGCATCCACTTTTTTTTTGAGCACCAGAAGGGCCGTTGTTTCAGCTAAAGCCTTGTCCTTGCGGTTAAGCTCTTTTTGAAGATCTTTGACTTCTTTTTTAAGCTGACGGACATTATTGCCTTTGTTCCTTGATTGATCCTTGGAGAATTCTTTTTTCCATTTCTCCAGATGATGAGTATGTATTCCTTTTTGTCTGCACCAGGCTCCCAGCTGTTCGTCTGTAAGCTTGGCAGATTCAAGCAGGGCATCGAGCTTTTCTTTTGAGGACCAGTCCTGTGGACGTTTCTCATGTTTGGCCATAATGGTATCTCCAGTGCTTTGTGCTTTTTTAAGCCAGTATCGCATGGTTGAACCTGGAACTCCCATGTCCTTGGCGATCTGGGCTTGAGAGTCAGTCCCTGTAAGTACCATTTTGACCACGTTTTCTTTAAATTGCAAAGGGTAAGACATTATAACCAGCTCCTGCCCCTTGTTATGTTGAACATGATAGGATGAAAGGGATTTTTGTTCCAAGAGGAGCCCCCCGGGGGCTCCTCTTGGCCCTCCCTCAAATTTCATCCAAGACGACATCTATCCTGACACATGGGGAGTCTTTCAGCCCGTGCTTGCCAAGTATAATTCTTTATAAACTCATCATGGGCTGTTTTTCCCAATTGCTTGGCAAGTTTTTTGTCTTGCCGTAGCCTTTCCAGAGCTCTTACCCACTCATCTACATCATCCGGTGGACACAAAAGCGCATTTTTCTCATGCTCAACAACTTCCCTGAGCACCGGCAGGTCTGAACAAATTATAGCCTTTCCAGAAGCCATATATTCAAAGAGCTTTAATGGGGAGGTCCAGTCTCCAATATTCCCTCCAC
This genomic interval from Desulfonatronovibrio hydrogenovorans DSM 9292 contains the following:
- a CDS encoding transposase, producing the protein MSYPLQFKENVVKMVLTGTDSQAQIAKDMGVPGSTMRYWLKKAQSTGDTIMAKHEKRPQDWSSKEKLDALLESAKLTDEQLGAWCRQKGIHTHHLEKWKKEFSKDQSRNKGNNVRQLKKEVKDLQKELNRKDKALAETTALLVLKKKVDALWGGNRDD
- a CDS encoding IS3 family transposase; the encoded protein is MGGQQGRLIPTQKKKRILTLIDEACSSGARLKKACAITGLSPRTIQRWRSPEKLEDRRKESSQTPANKLSEMERQKILKTINSPAYRNLSPHQIVADLADQETYLASEATMYRILREEGQNTHRQPSKPKRHNRPEELTAAEPNQVWTWDITYLPGPVRGVFFYLYMIIDLYSRKIITWQIHTREGSTLAGGLISEGCYLENITRDQLVLHSDNGAPMKGATMLATLQQLGVMPSFSRPGVSNDNAHSEALYKTLKYRPWYPQKPFKSLSDARTWVEGFVQWYNHEHRHSSLAYVTPNDRHTGRDKEILARRRVVYQRAKMKNPERWSGQIRKWSAPSEVTLNKKRTSNTEKIAA